From the Halalkalicoccus sp. CGA53 genome, one window contains:
- a CDS encoding Bug family tripartite tricarboxylate transporter substrate binding protein: protein MRRRRFVQAAGSITAVGLAGCLSEDDDDNGADDGNGADDGNGADDGNGADDGNGADDTDDGDLEYPTDDLRFVVPYSAGGGSDNYARTIAETMGEIIGESIAVENHEGSGGMVGTNEVADPDRGGHDYLTHNLPTIALEYLQQGIDIFDIDDFRGMALGVYATTPRLIVTNPDLEVDSYEEFIEMAPDLDYGHPGGTELAMLQLAEEHHGLEVGGSITYDGGADVAQAVASGELDAGSAPENSFTGPVDSGEINAFVSWVSTGSNLWPDTPTMADEGYEEFDWITNTQRAMWTNPGTDEEILEYLEEVLEETMTSDDLQEWSDETGNHITFRSREDANNEFVEALEGLEEEIDLDEL, encoded by the coding sequence ATGCGAAGACGTAGATTCGTCCAAGCAGCAGGCAGTATCACAGCAGTCGGTCTGGCTGGCTGCCTCAGCGAGGACGATGACGACAATGGCGCCGACGATGGAAACGGAGCCGACGATGGAAACGGCGCCGACGATGGAAACGGCGCCGACGATGGAAACGGCGCCGACGACACTGACGACGGCGATCTGGAGTATCCGACCGACGATCTCCGTTTCGTGGTTCCATACTCGGCCGGGGGGGGCAGCGACAATTACGCTCGCACCATCGCCGAGACGATGGGAGAGATCATCGGCGAGAGCATCGCTGTCGAAAACCACGAAGGCTCCGGCGGAATGGTCGGCACTAACGAGGTTGCGGATCCGGACCGAGGTGGACACGATTACCTCACGCACAACCTTCCAACGATCGCACTCGAATACCTCCAGCAGGGAATCGACATCTTCGACATCGACGACTTCAGAGGGATGGCCCTCGGCGTGTACGCGACGACGCCCAGGCTCATCGTCACCAATCCGGATCTCGAGGTCGACTCCTACGAGGAGTTCATCGAGATGGCTCCGGACCTGGACTACGGTCACCCCGGTGGGACCGAACTGGCCATGCTCCAACTCGCCGAGGAACACCACGGGCTCGAAGTCGGAGGGTCGATCACGTACGACGGCGGAGCTGACGTGGCGCAGGCCGTCGCATCCGGCGAGCTGGACGCCGGATCCGCCCCCGAGAACAGCTTCACCGGACCGGTCGACTCCGGAGAGATCAACGCCTTCGTCAGTTGGGTCAGCACGGGCTCGAACCTGTGGCCGGACACGCCGACGATGGCCGATGAAGGCTACGAAGAGTTCGACTGGATAACGAATACGCAGCGAGCGATGTGGACGAATCCGGGAACGGACGAGGAGATCCTCGAATACCTGGAGGAGGTCCTCGAAGAGACCATGACGTCCGACGACCTCCAAGAGTGGTCTGACGAAACGGGTAACCACATAACGTTCAGGTCGA